aagtaTTTTATAGTAGTagaaacatttcaataaagtttaatgaaaCGTTGCATAGTGATTAAAAGCATATATTTACGGAAACAAAATTTTGGTATTTCGTTTTGTGGCAGCCTTCCAACATGGATAAATAATAGAGAAACCTGAATATATACTCCGGGAGACAAtgatttctattattaatatttttaagttaagatTTCAGTTTGAAGTTAAGTTAGATATaacactttttatttactaaaaagaaaaaaaaacataaattgaaaaatgaaaatggaataaagtACACTTGGCGCGTTAGTCTATGTGGCGGGTTGTCGCGGGAGGCGAGGGGTGCGCGGGGCGAAGGCGGGCTCTCGGGCCGCCAACTTAAAAATGCCGCCGCAGAGCCTCCGAATCGATACGGCGCGCGTCACGTGCCGCCGAGCGCGACCAATAGCGCGCGCCGGCCGACAGGGGGCGCGGGGCGGGGCAGGCGCTGCGGGTCGGGCGGGGGGCCGCGGCCGCCTCCCCCGGCAGTCCACGAGGTGCCACCGAGTAGTGTGGACGTACGTCTCCCGGCATTCGCGAACACGATTTCACTCGAAAACCGGTCCGATGCGTCGCGTTGTGTTTTAGTTGAGTGACGCTATGAGTGCGTGGACCGAGGACGTTCTCTCCTGGCGGGAGGAGAGGCTCGGCATCACCGAATTGACGGGCTCGGCGAGAAGGAAGCAGCGGACGGCGCCGTACAGATTGCATCGGCCGCATTTACCCGTGGCTCATACGGAGCTTGTGCCGGAGCCCGTGGGCACGCACATATCAAGACTATACCCGGAACTACTGGCTTTAATATTCGAGCGACTGCCCGTGAGAGACAGAGGCCGAGCGGCCCAGGTGTGTCGAGCGTGGAGAGATGCCGCCGACCGTCGTTCTGTGTGGCGAGGTGTAGAAGCAGCTCTTCATCTGCGAAGACCGGCGCCTGTGCTCTTCGCATCTCTAGCGAGGCGCGGCGTGAGACGTCTACAAGTTCTATCGCTCCGACGAGGACTGCGAGACGCGGTTTCTGCGTTACCCGGTTTAGAATCACTGTCACTAAGCGGTTGCTATAGTGTCACCGATGCGGCGCTGGCTAGCGCTTTCGCGGCCGAGTTGCCAGCGTTAAAACGATTAGACCTTTCGCTATGCAAGCAGGTGACGGATTCCTCTTTGGGAAGGATTGCGCAGTCTTTGAAAAACCTAGAGGAGCTCGAGTTGGGCGGCTGCTGTAACGTGACAGACACTGGGCTGCTTCTGATAGCCTGGGGACTGCGCAAACTGCGCCGCTTAAACCTAAGGTCGTGTTGGCACGTCAACGATGCCGGCATAGCTCACCTTTGCGGCGGCGGGGAGGCGAGAGGCACTCCAGATCTGGAGTATCTAGGACTACAAGACTGTCAGAGGTTGACCGACGAGGCATTGAAGCACGCAGCATCCGGTCTTCCGAAATTAAAGTCTATCAATCTGTCGTTTTGCGTCGCAGTCACCGATGCCGGACTAAGACATCTGGCGAGGCTTCCACATCTAGAGGACATCAATTTGAGAGCTTGCGAAGGAGTGTCCGACACGGGAGTAGCGCATTTAGCTGAGAGTGGACGATTAAAGTCATTGGACGTCTCGTTTTGCGACAAAGTCGGCGACGAGGCGCTATTGCATGCGACTCTAGGCCTATCTGGCCTTCGTTCCTTGTCGCTGAGCGCTTGCAGGATATCCGATGAGGGTTTGGAACGAGTGGCAAGGCTATCGCAACTGGAAACTCTGAACATAGGGCAGTGCCACAGAGTCACCGATAGAGGACTCCGTGCGTTAGGCGACGGCCTGCAGAACCTGAAGGCCATAGACTTATACGGATGCACGTGTATTACGCCTCAAGGATTGGACCATATCGTAAAACTACCGTGTCTCAGTGTACTTAACCTCGGTCTATGGCATGTGCGGTGACCACATACGCGCTAGTCTGTGTTAAAACGTTTGTCTGTAAGTGTGTCCGCCATCTTGGAAGTGAAGGAGCCGCCAAGGTTGTATATTGGACagtgaataaatgaattaaccaatttttttaagatattaacAATCGAATTATATTTAGGAAACGGggttactttcttttttaaatgatacgACTTTTGTTATGCATCTGACATTGTTAAGTTGATATTCCATTCTGTGATTTTTGATTGtccgtgttttttttttatttgttgtgtTTGAGGAAAGTTGCCCCAAGGCCTAGTCGCTACGTTAATTCAGACCtttttgattgtattttttctattaacaacgttatgaaaaatatttacatgtaataacgacattaaaactattacaaaAGGTCTGGTTTTACACGTAATTGCTCCATTAGTTAGATATTTAGCCATTCttctaattgtttttaattcgacCTCTTGCAAACAATtgttaagttacatttttggATGTTCTTTACAcgttattattgttttgttaaattgaaAAGATTGAAGgtgcataaaattatttttttatcataatttttacagattttttttaagactgTATAACGAATCACCACAAAATACAAGGATACtgttaaaaaatcatacaaaaaaTGCAATACAGAAAATTCTCATAGTTCAAACttcaaaataattctaaaagattttaatatttttttcgaaaaaagtacgtaattttgtataaataatgtaaaaatcgTTTCCGTATCAATTTCATTCATAATAATAGAAGTCACACTTCAATCTTTGAATTAATCAAGATCTCTGTAatacgtaattttatattattcttagttttaatttactatacatattaggtattttttattgatttacaaACTCTTTGCTAAGGggtcgaattaaaaaaatgacgcTTGAATTATCTGTGCATTTGTCAAATGTGACATAACCTAGCTGAcacgtaattttaaatatataaaaataaatgatgtcTCTTCTTAAGCTTGGACAGTATGCCGATCTATGTACTATCGAGGAATCTAGCAGTATTCCACTTTAAAAGCGAGCGACAGTCGTTTGAACATTACTCGAAAACAAATACTAATAGGAtgtaacttttaaatgtaactgtACAAAAAAGTCTTATAATTTCGTTTTTACTATTCCGTCGTTTACGCAACTAACTGCTACCTagactactactactactaaagAGGCTGAGTTTGCTTTGTTGTAAGGAACAAGGAAATTTTTCTACAAGTGGAATACCGCAAACGGGCCTGAGTGTACTTAGTTAACTTTGTTATCTGTATGTTGGAACGAAAATAGATAAATGCGTTTGTTGTCTTGAAAATTTTCTGTCTCTTTTCAACGCTCTATCTCTTTCTGGCGCATTCCAGACATTTACACAGATAATTCGATGCGTTGATACGTTGTATACTTTACCAATACGTTGTTCTTGTACAAATACGAATGTAAATAGGACAAAGAATGTATTAAAAGTCATTGtttaagttacaaattatatatgacattttatttaaaccctTTAACCTTAACTGCAGTCAAGGAaagtagaataaataaaatataaaaagaaaaataacctTGCTTACAGTAGGAATACAACTTTAGagtattaagttaaaaaggtATATAacccaaaataaaaaatcactcTAAATTAGTAGAGGACGTGACAATAACCCAACTGGCGAGTACAGCCGAATAATCCTTTTCTCGAAGTGAATCAGAGAACTTTTGATACTCTCGACTctcttattttgtttaaccttcctataccCGCGCAAATGTCTGTGAGACCGACGAAACAGTttttcgtaaatatttttttttccaagagCTTTGAGAATTCGCGGTTTCTGCTAGCTGCACGATTTGGGGCTCGCTTTTGGTTAGTACGTGGCACGAAGTAGTGCGAGCAGGATTCATAGGCCTAATACGGTCTGATCGGTCTGTGACACCGACGCGGGTACACGATCAACTTTTTACGtaagtcatatttttttgtttatgtgtatatacatgttatttatttgtttttatgtaatgatTTGTCTTGCATTTTACTTGTTTACAACTACTATTTcgatttatgaatttttagcTTATAAATGCTTCAAAAATGAATGAAGAACGTATTCGATCGTCGTTGGAGGAAGAAAGTTCAGACTCTAATTATGATGATGAATTTGGTAGCGAAGTAGAAGAAGTTGAGAAGGTAGTCCAGCCCAAGaagaaaaacgtaattttGAAGATGAAATTCAGTCTTCGGACTGAGAGAATGATTCTCAATCAGAGACAGAAGATTATGATATAGGCACAAAAGATATTACCATAGGCCATTGATATTTGCCATTTGATGAACGTGGCAGGAATAAATTCGTTTGCTTTATATCTTTTGAATAATGCTATCAAGAAGATTAGACGCAGAATGTTTTCGGAAACACTGTCTTACGACTTACTAAATCCTCAGGCGACGAGCTCTCACTCTTTATCTGCCAAGGACACTGAGGTTGAGGCTCAATGAAATATGCAAATAAGATGGCCCTGAATCTGCAGGTGCatctaacaataataaaattggtcGATGTGGATATTgcaaatcaaaaaaaaaaatagaaaaacacggTACAACTGCGCCGCTTgtaccaaatatttttgtttagaaCATGCTGTTATGGTATGTTCTGACTGCtttaaaaactgtaatatgtaactaattttattttacattgatCTCAAAATAAGtgatttttaagaattaaaaggtattttatgtttttttttagaataaagagttttatgtttgtttttcaagACTATACGAAAAAATGTGACTTTTTTAAGGCTGTTATGGAAAGACTGATAGTCATTACagtattaaatagtttatgctaacaattgatattttttgttttattacatccTATAGTTcctgtaaagtaaaaaaaatataaacagtataatagaaaaataaccaGATAATAGGAGTCAAAGTTACGGTCTGTCACACCGTGCGCGGGTATAGGTGTTAAAACATTTGGCGCGggtataggaaggttaaataattcagttttacaattattaatataaagtaaacacGTACCAGGATTGATACCTTTTAGTTATGTAACTCTCTCGATGACACTTCATAAGGGTGATGAGTAATGTATTAAATGACAAATTTTCTGTTGTGATGAGATCATGCCTTTATGCTGATGAACACCAGAGAAACCACTAACGAGTAAACGGAATAATCTGAGATTACTTAATCTTTgttctttcattaaattagTCAAATTTAACGCTTTTTCTTCAAAtgcacaaattataaaattgttcacTGGGTTCAAAATGGCTAATtggcaatttaaaataacactttCTTGTAGAAATGGTGTAAAATCCATTTGAAACTCGTGTTAATGGTACCCAGACTGAATTTTTTGACATCAAACACTTCAAAATCGGCGTAACTTTTGaacatcaaatataatttaatgctCCATCTGAACTGATactgtacatatatttaatctatgcTTCTCCTACCAAAAGCCTTGTCTATTCTTTTACatacttttttaacaatacgagttagttttgtttagatttagaacaacaaaaaaaaactgtatttaaaactttaacgtTATTTTAGGTTCAcatagattataatatttcagacatttaaatgtatattttttataaattttattaaacaaagcGCAAATTCGACTTCTTTATCAGCTTGACATTTCGCCACGTCAAATAAATCGCGCGCGGGACATTAATTGTTGACAGTTAATGTCAAAGTGTTGCTATATAAATGGCTTTACAGCGGAAGTCTATTACTTATCAcagttttttctaaatttttaacaCTGTTTTATAgcataacattaatttaattattatttgtagtaggttttattatctactttcttaaaaaatatgatgtaattaaaaataaaatcattttaaaatgactAAGATATTTAGTTGCTGAATATAATGCCTCAAAATATCATAGTGCTTAAAAAATgtgattgaaaatatataacatttattagcCTGAATTATATATACACAACGAAGTGAGAAACTTCTTCTAAATGCAAGATTTCACTTTTATGGACTTTGGAAATCCTAAAATAAGGAGACATTAATTAACGCCTAATTATACCTCAGATCTGAAGGATTTTGctaagttttgtaattttatttacctatTACGTCCTTTATGCACACACTGaagaataaaattggagtgtctgtacgtaatattgataatttttttttaaagtagttGCCTGTCGTTCTATCCGCAAGTCGTCTGTATTTGTTCCGgctaatctccgaaacggctggaccgattttgacgcgacttttactggaaggtagctgatgtatTAGGTAGAAACTTAGGCTATTTGTTAAAtccgcgctgacgaagtcgccgACGAACGCTAGTTAAAACTAATGTTAAATACATCTATAAAccatctatattttattattagttttatcttatatataagattctcgtgtcacagttttcgttcccgtactcctctgaaccggcttgaccgattctcatgaaattttgtgagcatattcagtaggtctgggaatcggccaacatctatttttcatacccctattaagtttttttactgcgcacggacggagtcgcgggcgacagctagttgcttataatttttaatgaaaagggaaaatgtcttatttgtttactttctTTATAAACTTTTAGAAATCTGCTTCTCGTGCCGAAACAGTAA
This genomic window from Papilio machaon chromosome 25, ilPapMach1.1, whole genome shotgun sequence contains:
- the LOC106721086 gene encoding F-box/LRR-repeat protein 14; this translates as MSAWTEDVLSWREERLGITELTGSARRKQRTAPYRLHRPHLPVAHTELVPEPVGTHISRLYPELLALIFERLPVRDRGRAAQVCRAWRDAADRRSVWRGVEAALHLRRPAPVLFASLARRGVRRLQVLSLRRGLRDAVSALPGLESLSLSGCYSVTDAALASAFAAELPALKRLDLSLCKQVTDSSLGRIAQSLKNLEELELGGCCNVTDTGLLLIAWGLRKLRRLNLRSCWHVNDAGIAHLCGGGEARGTPDLEYLGLQDCQRLTDEALKHAASGLPKLKSINLSFCVAVTDAGLRHLARLPHLEDINLRACEGVSDTGVAHLAESGRLKSLDVSFCDKVGDEALLHATLGLSGLRSLSLSACRISDEGLERVARLSQLETLNIGQCHRVTDRGLRALGDGLQNLKAIDLYGCTCITPQGLDHIVKLPCLSVLNLGLWHVR